From Rhodovastum atsumiense, a single genomic window includes:
- the bcsA gene encoding UDP-forming cellulose synthase catalytic subunit: MSRDGPPVLHRLGETATLLLGGMLVTIAATVSLSARDQLIFASAVMAMYLLMRRAQGRVVTLVMMMFSMTMTLRYVFWRATETLEFGSTLELALGLALLAAEFYAAMVLILGYVQTIAPYRRRPLPLPADDATWPTVDVFIPTYNESLDVVRSTVLAAMSMDWPPGKMKVFILDDGRRAEFRDFAASCGCGYITRDNNRHAKAGNLNNAMRQTDGEYIVIFDCDHIATRGFLQLTMGWMVAEPRLAMVQTPHHFYSPDPFQRNLASGTRVPSEGNLFYGLIQDGNDYWNACFFCGSCAVLRRTALEEIGGIATETVTEDAHTMLKLHRRGWESAYLRLPLAAGLATERLGLHIGQRIRWARGMLQIFRLDNPLLGRGLTLGQRLCYLQACSHFLFALPRVIFLVAPLAYLLGGQNVIAASPLAITAYSLPHILLSTMTNSRIQQHWRHSFWSEIYESVLALALVRVTLVTLLAPRRGRFNVTAKGGLLENGYFDLRAVYPNLILAGLLIAGVGLGITRLALFENDTLTFQALLLNSIWGFFSLLIVLAALAVGRETRQLRNSARIAAELPVRVRLPDGTEHAGVTIDISSSGARMHLPGLPATAPEGEVAVTFWPGEEDITVAGRLVGAGGQQLQVTWQVDTLEEEARVVRIVYGRVDAWVGWGDYPPDRPLRSLLNVLVSIRGLFRPPGSLLQGEGRARADKGSRRRLGAAGGGAAALLLLLLALPAAAQPFAPTGTPPGGTLAPLGAPAAGTPDSLAAARPAFADAQGPGSRVVVLNLRQLGAAGTMTLRGTSDLQGLEFGIRADEVVTAAQLTLTGAMSPSMIPEFSNITVTLNELYVGTIPVDRDHPTYQVSFPVSPTFFLSDSNHLNFRFTGRYTRECNDPLSGLLWGSLYDSSTLTLRLERLPAQRGLGRLPLPFFDPRERERLTLPFVLPSAPRDETLKAAGVLASWFGQHAAYRGASFPLMTRPPGEGNAVVILVGEDVAASGLGLPALSGPTLAVVANPTDSLGSLLVVAGRTPREAEAAATALAIGARAFGNVPLATVRAPELPQRRPYDAPNWIPADRPVRLGELVEPSALINRGYVGMLHVAFRTAPDFYTWRDRPFPLDLRITAPPGPVIDLGPSRLDVSMNGLYIQTRSLAPEGVGLDPLRRLVGLQPRRLDTTVPLPTYTVFAQNDLQLFFDARPLHRGDCVAVPADLRMAVDPDSTVDLSRGWRVSTLPNLAWFASAGFPFTRMADLSDTAVVLPEQPGGVEISAFLMLMGRIGAFVGHPATGLVVTRPGDLSAVAGRDLLLLGTLQHLGSAGGLLDRAPVRPTEGGITVAVADELNPVLRLFGDAGARDRDRAAAAIAAGLSDDWAALVGMESPLQRGRSLVALLAATPQAIETMILGFDDPAQNQRIQGDLTLFKGGEPSSFRIGDTYTFGHLPFWLWPSWALSDRPVLLATIMLGGCSLFGLGMLSLVRHGGRRGRKPPPASRANP, encoded by the coding sequence ATGAGCCGGGACGGTCCCCCGGTCCTGCACCGTCTCGGCGAGACGGCGACCCTCCTGCTTGGCGGCATGCTGGTCACCATCGCGGCGACGGTGTCGCTGAGCGCGCGCGACCAGCTGATCTTCGCCAGCGCCGTCATGGCGATGTACCTGCTGATGCGACGGGCGCAGGGCCGCGTCGTCACCCTCGTCATGATGATGTTCTCCATGACGATGACGCTGCGCTACGTGTTCTGGCGCGCGACCGAGACGCTGGAATTCGGCTCCACCCTGGAACTCGCGCTCGGCCTGGCCCTGCTCGCCGCCGAGTTCTATGCCGCGATGGTGCTGATCCTCGGCTACGTGCAGACCATCGCCCCCTACCGGCGCCGTCCCCTGCCGCTGCCCGCCGACGACGCCACCTGGCCGACCGTCGACGTCTTCATCCCCACCTACAACGAATCCCTCGACGTCGTCCGCTCGACCGTGCTGGCCGCCATGTCCATGGACTGGCCGCCGGGCAAGATGAAGGTCTTCATCCTCGACGACGGGCGGCGCGCGGAATTCCGCGACTTCGCGGCGTCCTGCGGCTGCGGCTACATCACCCGCGACAACAACCGCCACGCCAAGGCGGGCAACCTCAACAACGCCATGCGGCAGACCGATGGCGAATACATCGTCATCTTCGACTGCGACCACATCGCCACGCGCGGCTTCCTGCAACTGACGATGGGCTGGATGGTCGCCGAGCCGCGGCTGGCCATGGTGCAGACCCCGCACCATTTCTATTCACCCGATCCGTTCCAGCGCAACCTCGCCTCCGGCACCCGCGTGCCCTCGGAAGGCAACCTGTTCTACGGCCTGATCCAGGATGGCAACGACTACTGGAACGCCTGCTTCTTCTGCGGCTCCTGCGCCGTGCTGCGCCGCACCGCGCTGGAGGAGATCGGCGGCATCGCCACCGAGACCGTCACCGAAGACGCCCACACCATGCTCAAGCTGCACCGGCGCGGCTGGGAGAGCGCCTATCTGCGCCTGCCGCTCGCCGCCGGCCTCGCCACCGAGCGGCTGGGCCTGCACATCGGCCAGCGCATCCGCTGGGCCCGCGGCATGCTGCAGATCTTCCGCCTCGACAATCCGCTGCTCGGGCGCGGCCTGACGCTCGGGCAGCGGCTGTGCTACCTGCAGGCCTGCTCGCATTTCCTGTTCGCCCTGCCGCGCGTCATCTTCCTGGTGGCGCCGCTGGCCTACCTGCTCGGCGGGCAGAACGTGATCGCCGCCTCGCCGCTGGCGATCACCGCCTATTCGCTGCCGCACATCCTGCTCTCGACCATGACCAATTCCCGCATCCAGCAGCACTGGCGGCATTCGTTCTGGAGCGAGATCTATGAAAGCGTGCTCGCGCTGGCGCTGGTGCGCGTCACCCTGGTCACGCTGCTCGCGCCGCGGCGCGGCCGGTTCAACGTCACCGCCAAGGGCGGCCTGCTGGAAAACGGCTATTTCGACCTGCGCGCGGTCTATCCCAACCTGATCCTCGCCGGGCTGCTGATCGCCGGCGTGGGGCTCGGCATCACCCGCCTCGCGCTGTTCGAGAACGACACGCTGACCTTCCAGGCGCTGCTGCTCAATTCGATCTGGGGCTTCTTCAGCCTGCTGATCGTGCTGGCGGCGCTGGCGGTGGGGCGGGAGACGCGGCAGCTGCGCAACAGCGCGCGCATCGCCGCCGAGCTGCCGGTACGGGTGCGCCTGCCCGACGGCACCGAGCACGCGGGCGTCACCATCGACATCTCCTCCAGCGGGGCACGCATGCACCTGCCCGGCCTGCCGGCCACGGCGCCGGAAGGCGAGGTTGCCGTGACCTTCTGGCCGGGCGAGGAAGACATCACCGTCGCGGGCCGGCTGGTCGGCGCCGGCGGGCAGCAGTTGCAGGTGACGTGGCAGGTGGACACGCTGGAAGAGGAAGCGAGGGTGGTGCGTATCGTCTATGGCCGTGTCGATGCCTGGGTCGGCTGGGGCGACTACCCCCCCGACCGGCCGCTGCGCAGCTTGTTGAACGTCCTGGTCTCGATCCGTGGCCTGTTCCGCCCGCCCGGCTCGCTGCTGCAGGGCGAGGGGCGCGCGCGCGCCGACAAGGGATCGCGCCGCCGGCTCGGCGCCGCCGGCGGCGGCGCCGCCGCGTTGCTGCTGCTGCTGCTGGCCCTGCCCGCCGCAGCCCAACCTTTCGCGCCCACGGGGACTCCCCCGGGCGGCACCCTCGCCCCCCTCGGCGCGCCTGCCGCCGGCACGCCTGACAGCCTCGCGGCGGCCCGTCCCGCCTTCGCCGACGCCCAGGGACCGGGCTCGCGGGTGGTGGTGCTCAATCTCCGCCAGCTCGGCGCCGCCGGCACCATGACCCTGCGCGGCACCAGCGACCTGCAGGGCCTGGAATTCGGCATCCGCGCCGACGAGGTGGTCACCGCGGCGCAACTGACGCTGACCGGCGCCATGTCGCCGTCGATGATCCCCGAATTCAGCAACATCACCGTCACCCTCAACGAACTGTACGTCGGCACCATCCCGGTCGACCGCGACCACCCCACCTACCAGGTGAGCTTCCCGGTCAGCCCGACCTTCTTCCTCTCCGACAGCAACCACCTGAATTTCCGCTTCACCGGCCGCTACACCCGCGAATGCAACGATCCGCTCAGCGGCCTGCTCTGGGGCAGCCTGTATGACAGCTCCACCCTGACGCTGCGGCTGGAGCGCCTGCCCGCCCAGCGCGGGCTCGGCCGGCTGCCGCTGCCCTTCTTCGACCCGCGCGAGCGCGAGCGCCTGACCCTGCCCTTCGTGCTGCCCTCCGCCCCGCGCGACGAGACGCTGAAGGCCGCCGGCGTGCTGGCTTCCTGGTTCGGCCAGCACGCCGCCTATCGCGGCGCCAGCTTCCCGCTGATGACCCGCCCGCCCGGCGAGGGCAACGCGGTGGTGATCCTGGTCGGCGAGGACGTGGCCGCCAGCGGCCTCGGCCTGCCCGCCCTCAGCGGCCCGACGCTCGCCGTGGTCGCCAACCCCACCGACAGCCTCGGTTCGCTGCTGGTGGTGGCCGGGCGCACCCCGCGCGAGGCCGAGGCCGCCGCCACCGCGCTGGCGATCGGCGCCCGCGCCTTCGGCAACGTCCCCCTGGCCACGGTGCGCGCCCCGGAACTGCCGCAGCGGCGCCCCTACGACGCGCCCAACTGGATCCCCGCCGACCGCCCGGTGCGGCTCGGCGAGCTGGTGGAGCCCTCGGCGCTGATCAATCGCGGCTATGTCGGCATGCTGCATGTCGCCTTCCGCACCGCGCCTGATTTCTACACCTGGCGCGACCGCCCCTTCCCGCTCGACCTGCGCATCACCGCCCCGCCCGGGCCGGTGATCGATCTCGGCCCGTCACGGCTCGATGTCAGCATGAACGGGCTTTATATCCAGACCCGCTCGCTGGCGCCGGAGGGGGTCGGGCTGGACCCGCTGCGCCGGCTGGTCGGCCTGCAGCCGCGGCGGCTCGACACCACGGTGCCGCTGCCCACCTACACGGTATTCGCCCAGAACGACCTGCAGCTTTTCTTCGACGCCCGCCCGCTGCATCGCGGCGACTGCGTCGCCGTGCCGGCCGACCTGCGCATGGCCGTCGATCCGGACAGCACCGTCGACCTCAGCCGCGGCTGGCGGGTCTCCACCCTGCCCAACCTCGCCTGGTTCGCCTCGGCCGGCTTTCCCTTCACCCGCATGGCCGATCTTTCCGACACCGCCGTCGTGCTGCCCGAACAGCCGGGCGGGGTGGAGATCAGCGCCTTCCTGATGCTGATGGGCCGCATCGGCGCCTTCGTCGGCCACCCGGCGACCGGCCTGGTGGTGACCCGGCCGGGCGACCTCTCCGCCGTCGCCGGGCGCGACCTGCTGCTGCTGGGCACGCTGCAGCATCTCGGCAGCGCCGGAGGCCTGCTGGACCGCGCACCGGTGCGGCCGACGGAAGGCGGCATCACCGTCGCCGTCGCCGACGAGCTGAACCCGGTGCTGCGCCTGTTCGGCGATGCCGGCGCGCGCGATCGCGACCGCGCCGCCGCCGCCATCGCCGCGGGCCTGTCCGACGACTGGGCCGCGCTGGTCGGCATGGAAAGCCCGCTGCAGCGCGGCCGGTCGCTGGTGGCCCTGCTCGCCGCCACGCCCCAGGCGATCGAGACCATGATCCTGGGCTTCGACGACCCCGCGCAGAACCAGCGCATCCAGGGCGACCTGACGCTGTTCAAGGGCGGCGAGCCCAGCTCCTTCCGCATCGGCGACACCTACACCTTCGGCCACCTGCCGTTCTGGCTATGGCCGAGCTGGGCGCTCAGCGACCGTCCGGTGCTGCTCGCCACCATCATGCTGGGCGGGTGCAGCCTGTTCGGCCTCGGCATGCTCAGCCTGGTGCGCCACGGTGGCCGGCGTGGCCGCAAGCCCCCTCCCGCATCACGAGCCAATCCATGA